Proteins encoded by one window of Deinococcus radiodurans R1 = ATCC 13939 = DSM 20539:
- a CDS encoding tetratricopeptide repeat protein, translating to MKSTLNLLLTVSLALSGAGLAQTAPNVPTQAAPTTAAPANAAQLAAEARDLTNRARTTYPAGSASIDQPLWKQAADRAEAAVSAAPNNPDVLRLRAQIYTEVGFWKQAESSWRAYFAVAPVAAGQNEARAAGNVQYNLGYAAYTRGQSAQAAAYFKACLTLDPQSVPCATWAARTALESGDYALAQNLYTQALSLAPTDKTLNYFAQVARNASTYGPAATQAFSRAYASLDAGRRAEALAGFQEAARSAPNFPEAQREAGRLALEAGDTGAALSAYQALAALPGATDSDRYNLGLAQEGQQYGLRAVQTFRTAYGKYSAGDKAGAEAGFLQATTASANYGKAWAWLGRVRYEAKNYAGAAEAYGRAVALDPGDKTSAYFLKLAQQGK from the coding sequence ATGAAAAGCACCCTGAATCTTCTGCTGACCGTCTCCCTCGCCCTGAGTGGCGCGGGGCTGGCCCAGACCGCCCCGAACGTCCCCACGCAAGCGGCCCCCACCACAGCCGCTCCAGCCAACGCCGCACAGCTCGCCGCCGAGGCCCGTGACCTGACGAACCGCGCCCGCACCACGTATCCGGCGGGCAGTGCCAGCATCGACCAGCCGCTGTGGAAACAGGCCGCCGACCGCGCCGAAGCCGCCGTGAGCGCCGCCCCCAACAACCCCGACGTGCTGCGTCTGCGCGCCCAGATCTACACCGAAGTCGGCTTCTGGAAACAGGCCGAGTCGAGCTGGCGGGCGTATTTCGCTGTGGCCCCCGTCGCTGCCGGGCAAAACGAAGCGCGCGCTGCCGGCAACGTGCAGTACAACCTCGGCTACGCGGCCTACACGCGCGGGCAGTCGGCGCAGGCCGCCGCGTATTTCAAAGCCTGCCTGACGCTCGACCCCCAGAGCGTGCCCTGCGCGACCTGGGCCGCCCGCACCGCGCTAGAAAGCGGGGACTACGCGCTCGCGCAAAACCTCTACACCCAGGCACTGAGCCTCGCGCCCACCGACAAGACGCTGAACTACTTCGCCCAGGTCGCCCGCAACGCGAGCACCTACGGCCCCGCCGCGACCCAGGCCTTCAGCCGCGCCTACGCCAGCCTGGACGCCGGGCGCCGCGCCGAGGCCCTCGCCGGGTTCCAGGAAGCCGCCCGCTCGGCCCCCAACTTCCCCGAAGCCCAGCGCGAAGCGGGCCGCCTCGCCCTGGAAGCCGGGGACACGGGTGCGGCGCTAAGCGCCTATCAAGCCCTCGCCGCGCTGCCGGGCGCCACCGACAGTGACCGCTACAACCTCGGGCTGGCGCAGGAAGGGCAGCAATATGGCCTGAGAGCCGTCCAGACCTTCCGTACGGCCTACGGCAAGTACTCGGCGGGCGACAAGGCGGGTGCCGAGGCCGGTTTTCTTCAGGCCACCACCGCAAGTGCCAACTACGGCAAGGCCTGGGCCTGGCTGGGCCGCGTGCGCTACGAGGCGAAAAACTACGCCGGAGCCGCCGAAGCCTATGGCCGCGCCGTCGCGCTGGACCCGGGCGACAAGACGAGCGCCTACTTCCTGAAACTGGCGCAGCAGGGCAAGTAA